In Candidatus Delongbacteria bacterium, a single window of DNA contains:
- the flhB gene encoding flagellar biosynthesis protein FlhB, which translates to MADEQSLQEKTQDATPKRRDDARREGQVARSLELASSAVLGAALGSFLLFGGWMREQLGQYLGARLTLPARLDLNLENTPALLQEAGGQAILVLAPLLLVLAGAALLAHVGQVGLVFTGKPLAPDWSRISPLSGLKQMFALRSLTELIKSLLKVGLVGFVAWLVIQRELPALRGLVFADPSEFLPALGGAVVRMTGWVLALLLVLAAADVTFQRWDLSRRLKMSVQDVREEMKQSEGDPLLKRRQRGIQLESAYNRMIRDLPRADVVVANPIHLAVALQYDPAQMRAPRVIAKGRRLVAQRIKDIAREHGIPVIEDKPLARSLFKACAVGAEVPGELYRAVAELLAFVYRLKRRSA; encoded by the coding sequence ATGGCCGACGAGCAGTCCCTCCAGGAAAAAACCCAGGACGCCACGCCGAAACGGCGGGACGACGCCCGGCGTGAGGGCCAGGTGGCCCGCTCACTGGAGCTGGCTTCCAGCGCCGTGCTGGGCGCCGCCCTGGGCTCCTTCCTGCTGTTCGGGGGCTGGATGCGCGAGCAGCTGGGCCAGTACCTGGGCGCGCGCCTGACCCTGCCCGCCCGGCTGGACCTGAACCTCGAGAACACGCCGGCCCTGCTGCAGGAGGCCGGCGGCCAGGCAATCCTGGTGCTGGCGCCGCTGCTGCTGGTCCTGGCCGGCGCGGCCCTCTTGGCGCACGTGGGCCAGGTGGGGCTGGTGTTCACGGGCAAGCCGCTGGCGCCGGACTGGAGCCGGATCAGCCCGCTAAGCGGCCTCAAGCAGATGTTCGCCCTGCGCAGCCTGACCGAGCTGATCAAGAGCCTGCTCAAGGTGGGCCTGGTGGGTTTCGTGGCCTGGCTGGTGATCCAGCGCGAACTGCCCGCCCTGCGGGGCCTGGTGTTCGCCGATCCCAGCGAGTTCCTGCCCGCGCTGGGGGGCGCCGTGGTGCGCATGACCGGCTGGGTGCTGGCCCTGCTGCTGGTGCTGGCCGCCGCCGACGTGACCTTTCAGCGCTGGGACCTCTCCCGCCGGCTGAAGATGAGCGTCCAGGACGTGCGCGAAGAGATGAAGCAGTCCGAGGGCGATCCGCTGCTCAAGCGCCGCCAGCGCGGCATCCAGCTGGAATCGGCCTACAACCGGATGATCCGCGACCTGCCCCGGGCGGACGTGGTGGTGGCCAACCCGATCCACCTGGCCGTGGCCCTGCAGTACGACCCGGCGCAGATGCGCGCCCCGCGCGTGATCGCCAAGGGCCGCCGGTTGGTGGCCCAGCGCATCAAGGACATCGCCCGCGAGCACGGCATCCCGGTGATCGAGGACAAGCCGCTGGCGCGCTCGCTCTTCAAGGCCTGCGCCGTGGGCGCCGAAGTGCCGGGTGAGCTCTACCGCGCCGTGGCCGAGCTGCTGGCCTTCGTCTACCGGCTGAAGCGGAGGAGCGCATGA
- the flhA gene encoding flagellar biosynthesis protein FlhA, translating into MSATPGGQSLLMRRSDLLLAFGVVGIVVMMVLPLPAMFLDLLLALNIMLSLMILLVSLYTMEPLEFSIFPGLLLILTLFRLSMNVASTRLILGQGYGGRVIEAFGHFVTGNNLVVGFIVFLILVLINFIVITKGAGRVAEVAARFTLDAMPGKQMAIDAELNNGLIDEKEARRRRETISREADFYGAMDGASKFVRGDAVAGLLITAINLVGGIAVGTLQLKMGLAESATTFSLLTIGDGLVNQIPALIVSASAGIIVTRAGARTQFSQDVATQLVLQERPLKVASVLLAVFAIVPGLPAVPFLLLAAGSAGLAWKLKKTRLAEVEVKEVELARPVEERIEDYLALDTLEIELGYGLIPLVDTTAGGDLLARIKRLRKQVAADLGLVLPPVRIRDDISLLPEQYRIRIRGIVVGQSELRPGWRLAIGAQVKDATQALPGVPTTDPTFGMPALWVRESNLREAERLGCALVEPAAVLATHLDVLVKRHAGRILSRQDVKKLLENLKPEHAALVEELVPAQLNLGQIHKVLQKLLRESVPIRDLATILESLSDTAEQSKDPEILAEYARFALSSTISTILKGEYSRIKAVTLEPDLETALARERDGTRAGSLSPEEFAQVITQLRQARDRLQGEGRTPVVVTRPEIRSYLRRLLEGPLPDLLVVAYSELSMDVELESTAQVGLAKRLRGPEPGLREQMA; encoded by the coding sequence ATGAGCGCGACCCCGGGCGGCCAGAGCCTGCTCATGCGGCGCAGCGACCTGCTGCTGGCTTTCGGCGTGGTGGGCATCGTGGTGATGATGGTCCTGCCGCTGCCGGCCATGTTCCTGGACCTTTTGCTGGCCTTGAACATCATGCTCTCGCTGATGATCCTGCTGGTCTCGCTCTACACGATGGAGCCGCTGGAGTTCAGCATTTTCCCCGGCCTGCTGCTGATCCTCACCCTGTTCCGCCTCTCCATGAACGTGGCCTCCACGCGCCTGATCCTGGGCCAGGGCTACGGCGGCCGTGTGATCGAGGCCTTTGGGCACTTCGTCACCGGCAACAACCTGGTGGTGGGCTTCATCGTCTTCCTGATCCTGGTGCTGATCAACTTCATCGTCATCACCAAGGGCGCCGGCCGCGTGGCCGAGGTGGCGGCCCGCTTCACGCTGGACGCCATGCCGGGCAAGCAGATGGCCATCGACGCCGAACTCAACAACGGGCTGATCGACGAGAAGGAGGCCCGCCGCCGCCGGGAGACCATCAGCCGCGAGGCGGACTTCTACGGGGCCATGGACGGCGCCAGCAAGTTCGTGCGCGGGGACGCCGTGGCCGGCCTGCTGATCACGGCCATCAACCTCGTGGGCGGGATCGCCGTGGGCACCCTGCAATTGAAGATGGGGCTGGCCGAGAGCGCCACGACCTTCAGCCTGCTGACCATCGGCGACGGCCTGGTCAACCAGATCCCGGCGCTGATCGTCTCGGCCTCGGCGGGCATCATCGTCACCCGGGCCGGAGCGCGCACCCAGTTCAGCCAGGACGTGGCCACCCAGCTGGTGCTGCAGGAGCGCCCACTCAAGGTGGCCTCCGTGCTGCTGGCGGTGTTCGCCATCGTGCCCGGCCTGCCCGCCGTGCCCTTCCTGCTGCTCGCCGCGGGCAGCGCGGGTCTGGCCTGGAAACTGAAAAAGACCCGGCTGGCCGAGGTGGAGGTCAAGGAGGTGGAGCTGGCCCGCCCGGTGGAGGAGCGCATCGAGGACTACCTGGCCCTGGACACGCTGGAGATCGAGCTGGGCTACGGACTGATCCCGCTGGTGGACACCACCGCCGGCGGCGACCTGCTGGCCCGGATCAAGCGCCTGCGCAAGCAGGTGGCCGCCGACCTGGGCCTGGTCCTGCCCCCGGTGCGCATCCGCGACGACATCAGCCTGCTGCCCGAGCAGTACCGCATCCGGATTCGCGGCATCGTGGTGGGGCAGTCCGAGCTGCGGCCCGGCTGGCGCCTGGCCATCGGGGCCCAGGTCAAGGACGCCACCCAGGCGCTGCCCGGCGTGCCCACCACGGATCCCACCTTCGGCATGCCCGCGCTCTGGGTGCGGGAATCCAACCTGCGCGAGGCCGAGCGGCTGGGCTGCGCCCTGGTGGAACCCGCCGCCGTGCTGGCCACCCACCTGGACGTGCTGGTCAAGCGCCACGCCGGGCGGATCCTCAGCCGCCAGGACGTGAAGAAGCTGCTGGAGAACCTGAAGCCCGAGCACGCCGCGCTGGTGGAGGAGCTGGTCCCCGCCCAGCTCAACCTGGGCCAGATCCACAAGGTCCTGCAGAAATTGTTGCGCGAGAGCGTGCCCATCCGCGACCTGGCCACCATCCTGGAGAGCCTGAGCGACACGGCGGAGCAAAGCAAGGATCCCGAGATTCTGGCGGAATACGCCCGCTTCGCGCTCTCTTCGACCATCAGCACCATTCTCAAAGGAGAGTACAGCCGGATAAAGGCGGTCACTCTGGAACCCGATTTAGAGACAGCTTTGGCGCGGGAACGGGACGGGACGCGCGCCGGCAGTCTGTCTCCAGAGGAATTCGCCCAGGTCATCACTCAGCTGCGCCAGGCCCGCGACCGCCTGCAGGGCGAGGGGCGCACGCCCGTGGTGGTGACCCGGCCGGAAATCCGCTCCTATCTGCGCCGCCTGCTCGAGGGTCCGCTGCCGGACCTGCTGGTGGTGGCCTACAGCGAGCTCAGCATGGACGTGGAACTGGAATCCACGGCCCAGGTGGGTCTGGCCAAGCGTCTGCGCGGGCCGGAGCCGGGCTTGCGGGAGCAGATGGCATGA
- a CDS encoding HD domain-containing phosphohydrolase, producing the protein MDRNGTLRAHWLVVDDDPAMLRLLDAFLHDQGARADTAGGGAEALEFLRRQTVDVVLTDRNMPCLDGHVLLGEIRQRWPQIDVVMMTGMSSVKTAVEAMRLGAADYIEKPLDLQTALGVFQRVEEHRRLRQERDRLRAEVALRDLSQVITSNLHMSDLPSRIADLITRVFGVEEITVQYRAAGDEDEDLLWRSFNRAQPDELDDSEAVLALEAATRGDCVQRRLDGRWVVCLPLLVDAQSRGSILLGRAPTEPGFDEQQLELLRIMASHVTIALENAHLFQVATRQMRSTQKLAEIGRRLNASLDMEDTLQEIHAGVAGLLPCDYTIVVMLERSLDRLHLDICGQRAPSPELLARLLEVIRARVRRIQDPAFHYQTETPNLRALEAGVMPEGELAHRIWVPMTDNQGAMGLLGVIRLAGRDLLEREVQNVMLLSSSVASALQNSLLFTSMRRMHIETIQVLSKAIDEKDHYTHGHSAQVGGIAVKLGRRAGIHLGEELEEIRLGGLMHDLGKIGIRDAVLNKPGRLTPEEYDHIKTHPLVGAEILRRAPHLQPLVPYVRHHHEQWNGGGYPDGLRGDEIPLKVRILTIADTFHAMASDRIYRKGMGIERILDYLKESSGELFDPALVELFLDCWQRGIITMDDINYEPLAAQRAG; encoded by the coding sequence ATGGACCGGAATGGAACACTGCGTGCGCACTGGCTGGTGGTGGACGACGACCCGGCCATGCTGCGGCTGCTGGACGCCTTCCTGCACGACCAGGGCGCGCGGGCCGACACGGCCGGCGGCGGGGCCGAGGCGCTGGAATTCCTGCGGCGGCAGACCGTGGACGTGGTGCTGACGGACCGCAACATGCCCTGCCTGGACGGGCACGTCCTGCTGGGGGAGATTCGTCAGCGCTGGCCGCAGATCGACGTGGTGATGATGACCGGCATGTCCTCGGTGAAGACGGCCGTGGAGGCCATGCGGCTGGGGGCGGCGGACTACATCGAGAAGCCCCTGGACCTCCAGACGGCGCTGGGCGTCTTCCAGCGCGTGGAGGAGCACCGCCGCCTGCGCCAGGAGCGCGACCGCCTGCGGGCCGAGGTGGCCCTGCGCGACCTGAGCCAGGTCATCACCTCCAACCTGCACATGAGCGACCTGCCCTCGCGCATCGCCGACCTGATCACGCGCGTGTTCGGCGTGGAGGAGATCACGGTCCAGTACCGGGCTGCCGGCGACGAGGACGAGGACCTGCTCTGGCGCAGTTTCAACCGCGCCCAGCCCGACGAGCTCGACGACTCGGAGGCCGTGCTGGCCCTGGAGGCGGCCACCCGCGGGGATTGCGTGCAGCGCCGGCTGGACGGCCGCTGGGTGGTCTGCCTGCCGCTGCTGGTGGACGCCCAGTCCCGGGGCTCGATCCTGCTGGGCCGCGCGCCCACGGAGCCGGGCTTCGACGAGCAGCAGCTCGAACTGCTGCGGATCATGGCCAGCCACGTGACCATCGCGCTGGAGAACGCCCACCTGTTCCAGGTGGCCACGCGCCAGATGCGCTCCACCCAGAAGCTGGCGGAGATCGGCCGCCGGCTCAACGCCAGCCTGGACATGGAGGACACGCTGCAGGAGATCCACGCCGGCGTGGCGGGCCTCTTGCCCTGCGACTACACCATCGTCGTAATGCTGGAGCGCAGCCTGGATCGGTTGCACCTGGACATCTGCGGCCAGCGCGCGCCCTCCCCCGAACTGCTGGCCCGCCTGCTGGAGGTGATCCGCGCCCGGGTGCGGCGGATCCAGGACCCGGCCTTCCACTACCAGACCGAGACGCCCAACCTGCGGGCGCTGGAGGCCGGCGTGATGCCCGAGGGCGAGCTGGCGCACCGGATCTGGGTGCCCATGACCGACAACCAGGGGGCGATGGGCCTCTTGGGCGTGATCCGGCTGGCGGGGCGGGATCTCTTGGAGCGCGAGGTCCAGAACGTGATGCTGCTCTCCAGCAGCGTGGCCTCGGCCCTGCAGAACTCGCTGCTGTTCACCAGCATGCGCCGCATGCACATCGAGACCATCCAGGTGCTCTCCAAGGCCATCGACGAGAAGGACCACTACACGCACGGCCACTCGGCCCAGGTGGGCGGCATCGCCGTCAAGCTGGGGCGGCGGGCCGGGATCCATCTGGGCGAGGAGCTCGAGGAGATCCGCCTGGGCGGGCTGATGCACGACCTGGGCAAGATCGGGATCCGCGACGCCGTGCTGAACAAGCCCGGCCGCTTGACCCCCGAAGAGTACGACCACATCAAGACGCACCCGCTGGTGGGGGCGGAGATCCTGCGCCGCGCGCCGCACCTCCAGCCGTTGGTGCCCTACGTGCGCCACCACCACGAGCAGTGGAACGGCGGCGGCTACCCCGACGGCCTGCGGGGCGACGAGATCCCACTCAAGGTGCGGATCCTCACCATCGCCGACACCTTCCACGCCATGGCCAGCGACCGCATCTACCGCAAGGGCATGGGCATCGAGCGCATTCTGGACTACCTGAAGGAAAGCTCCGGCGAACTGTTCGATCCCGCGCTGGTGGAGCTCTTCCTGGACTGCTGGCAGCGCGGCATCATCACCATGGACGACATCAACTACGAACCCCTGGCCGCGCAGCGGGCCGGGTAG
- a CDS encoding FliA/WhiG family RNA polymerase sigma factor, translating to MGVQADQLWDAFRQDPSPKAKEALLVAYLPVVKQVASRMKMSLPHSVHLDDLVGSGIMGLINSVENFNPELGFKFETYAIPRIRGAILDGLRDFDWVPRSIRSKEKLLESTITALENELGRIPTDEEISGRLDLTLSEYHKLVDDVNATTLLSFDRPLGNDGDSSSSLYDLVADAGNDNPLDMMERKEIRNLLVELINRLPEQDKLVIALYYYEELTLKEIGKVLDISESRVSQIHTKIILSMKTHIKRLISM from the coding sequence ATGGGCGTGCAGGCCGATCAGCTGTGGGACGCGTTTCGCCAGGACCCGAGCCCCAAGGCCAAGGAGGCCCTGCTGGTGGCCTACCTGCCGGTGGTGAAGCAGGTGGCCAGCCGCATGAAGATGTCCCTGCCCCACTCCGTCCACCTGGACGACCTGGTGGGTTCGGGGATCATGGGGCTCATCAACTCGGTGGAGAATTTCAACCCCGAGCTGGGCTTCAAATTCGAGACCTACGCCATCCCGCGCATCCGCGGCGCCATCCTGGACGGATTGCGCGACTTCGACTGGGTGCCGCGCTCCATCCGCTCCAAGGAGAAGCTGCTGGAGAGCACCATCACGGCGCTGGAGAACGAGCTGGGCCGGATCCCCACCGACGAGGAGATCTCCGGCCGGCTGGACTTGACGCTCAGCGAGTATCACAAGCTGGTGGACGACGTGAACGCCACCACGCTGCTCTCCTTCGACCGGCCGCTGGGCAACGACGGCGACTCCAGCAGCAGCCTCTACGACCTGGTGGCGGACGCGGGCAACGACAACCCGCTGGACATGATGGAGCGCAAGGAGATCCGCAACCTGCTGGTGGAGCTGATCAACCGCCTGCCCGAGCAGGACAAGCTGGTCATCGCGCTCTACTACTACGAGGAACTGACGCTCAAGGAGATCGGCAAGGTGCTGGACATCTCGGAGAGCCGGGTCTCGCAGATCCACACCAAGATCATCCTCAGCATGAAGACGCACATCAAACGACTGATCAGCATGTAA
- a CDS encoding HDOD domain-containing protein, producing MSVHANSTRIRRIAQGIHDLPTLPTVVAKIIELVDNPRTNAATLARLISSDPGLTARMLKMANSAYYGFPKRIGTINLAIVVLGFNTVRDLAVSASLVERVSLNYEGNDLLGDFWEHSVSTAVAARMLQRLSPSRSAGEAFVAGLLHDIGRLVVARYLPDEFIKVQGLVEQGEQGIWQIEHEVLGMGHAEIGGLLCRHWNLPEALCEAITWHHAPLFQEERDPLTCILHVAEYMALRSSRNPHMEGRLRPIEGGVSDVLGLRRNARGEPDLVWYLERFQAELQRAEAFRDLVLGRQPQESTP from the coding sequence ATGTCGGTTCACGCCAACAGCACCCGCATCCGGCGGATCGCCCAGGGGATCCACGACCTGCCCACTCTGCCCACGGTGGTGGCCAAGATCATCGAACTGGTGGACAACCCGCGCACCAACGCCGCCACCCTGGCCCGCTTGATCTCCTCCGACCCCGGCCTGACCGCCCGCATGCTCAAGATGGCCAACAGCGCCTACTACGGCTTCCCCAAGCGCATCGGCACCATCAACCTGGCCATCGTCGTGCTGGGCTTCAACACCGTCCGCGACCTGGCCGTCTCCGCCAGCCTGGTGGAGCGCGTCAGCCTGAACTACGAAGGCAACGACCTGCTGGGCGACTTCTGGGAGCACAGCGTCTCCACGGCCGTGGCCGCGCGCATGCTCCAGCGCCTGAGCCCGAGCCGCTCCGCCGGCGAGGCCTTCGTGGCCGGCCTGCTGCACGACATCGGCCGGCTGGTGGTGGCGCGCTACCTGCCCGACGAGTTCATCAAGGTGCAGGGGCTGGTGGAGCAGGGCGAGCAGGGCATCTGGCAGATCGAGCACGAGGTGCTGGGGATGGGCCACGCCGAGATCGGCGGCCTGCTCTGCCGGCACTGGAACTTGCCCGAGGCGCTCTGCGAGGCGATCACCTGGCACCACGCCCCGCTCTTCCAGGAAGAGCGCGATCCGCTGACCTGCATCCTGCACGTGGCCGAGTACATGGCCCTGCGCAGCAGCCGCAACCCGCACATGGAGGGCCGCCTGCGCCCCATCGAGGGCGGGGTGTCCGACGTGCTGGGCCTGCGCCGCAACGCGCGCGGCGAGCCGGATCTGGTCTGGTACCTGGAACGCTTCCAGGCCGAGTTGCAGCGGGCCGAGGCCTTTCGCGACCTGGTCCTGGGCCGCCAGCCGCAGGAGTCCACCCCATGA
- a CDS encoding PAS domain-containing protein, which translates to MTPAPDSLPAGDLAEDFRRMEEKARQLRASLDELREIQALARIIRSTSAPEEILQGLESILGHVLPGPELGLFLLEGEDLLPVGDPSLGVRDTLYALQEDGVTAWVLQEQRPISVPRLDDATTEQSDLLVPLIVMSQGIGVLLIRSLQLEEELTNQQLDLVSFAAGQAAMALENARLVAHLEDSRRQLQDMIDSAGDLILLVDDEGRITYANAQTHWLGESRERLVGRCLPEFVLDDEQRGRLEEAIRRRERGLLELDLLNPALEMEPAAAQLSLSPLAPTHPSEATCLIILRDLTERRRLEEKAREAETLKAVMLAAVTVNHEINNPLTAIVGNLFLLRRELGESANPQLLQRIDLAERSARQIEEVAHRLEQVSEVRRVRYLGETDMLDLSAGAQGEEAGAAAEEEEERA; encoded by the coding sequence ATGACGCCCGCTCCCGACAGCCTGCCCGCCGGCGATCTGGCGGAGGACTTCCGCCGGATGGAGGAGAAGGCGCGCCAGCTGCGCGCCAGCCTGGACGAACTGCGCGAGATCCAGGCCCTGGCGCGGATCATCCGCAGCACCAGCGCGCCCGAGGAGATCCTCCAGGGGCTGGAGAGCATCCTGGGCCACGTGCTGCCCGGGCCGGAGCTGGGGCTCTTTCTGCTGGAGGGCGAGGACCTGCTGCCCGTGGGCGATCCCAGCTTGGGCGTGCGCGACACGCTCTACGCCCTGCAGGAGGACGGCGTGACCGCCTGGGTGCTGCAGGAGCAGCGCCCGATCTCCGTGCCGCGCCTGGACGACGCCACCACGGAGCAGAGTGACCTGCTGGTGCCCCTGATCGTGATGAGCCAGGGCATCGGCGTGCTGCTGATCCGCTCGCTGCAGCTGGAGGAGGAGCTGACCAACCAGCAGCTCGACCTGGTCTCCTTCGCCGCCGGCCAGGCGGCCATGGCGCTGGAGAACGCGCGGCTGGTGGCCCACCTGGAGGACAGCCGGCGCCAGCTGCAGGACATGATCGACAGCGCGGGGGACCTGATCCTGCTGGTGGACGACGAGGGCCGCATCACCTACGCCAACGCCCAGACCCACTGGCTGGGGGAATCCCGCGAACGCCTGGTGGGCCGCTGCCTGCCGGAGTTCGTGCTGGACGACGAGCAGCGCGGACGGCTGGAAGAAGCGATCCGGCGCCGCGAGCGCGGCCTGCTGGAGCTGGATCTGCTCAACCCGGCGCTGGAGATGGAGCCGGCGGCGGCGCAGCTCTCGCTGAGCCCGCTGGCGCCCACCCACCCCAGCGAGGCCACCTGCCTGATCATCCTGCGCGACCTGACCGAGCGGCGGCGCCTGGAGGAGAAGGCCCGGGAGGCGGAGACCCTGAAGGCCGTGATGCTGGCCGCGGTCACCGTCAACCACGAGATCAACAATCCCCTCACGGCCATCGTGGGCAACCTGTTCCTCCTGCGCCGGGAGTTGGGCGAGTCGGCCAACCCCCAGCTGCTGCAGCGCATCGACCTGGCCGAGCGCAGCGCGCGCCAGATCGAGGAGGTGGCCCACCGCCTGGAGCAGGTCAGCGAAGTCCGCCGCGTGCGCTACCTGGGCGAGACGGACATGCTGGACCTGAGCGCCGGAGCGCAGGGGGAGGAGGCCGGAGCGGCCGCCGAAGAAGAGGAAGAGCGCGCATGA
- a CDS encoding tetratricopeptide repeat protein, whose translation MTKLLIPLVALLLLPAHAAWLEGIRWFRHDAFVRVVFDLSAPAEYRVSERLSEGYVDVILQGDLTRRMAEEIAIDEGGVLSARQLRKTSTSLTWRIQVQNMARVKHMSVDEQPYKVALDFYPAGAAAKPKAAVGKPAAPPAAKAEHVSAPPAVGKAAAKSAAKPAVKPAAKPAAPPAAAHGKTAAPPKPAEVKPGALAGGTGESRLEGLKADERRRVLVGELLLQLGDSAGAMAYLEQVASQAPSHAWTRFLLAQAYLSKGDQYRAERLLEPLAGQPEWKSLLESVQARLHPPDAKGVVPGGDISEEDLAYFIGVLRHGAGLSTKDLYAKAEAAPGTGGRSAFSLAVAGSLGLCAGLLAFLVLEWRRRRRQQELDRVRILSEDSPRRAGGGFAIQEERDYSEVARRVREELDQVLHKDHGESPEEEPFAFPASGESGGRTSGRVSLEEQVYDLADQKKSIVEIAEELNLGVDEVRLHLELREQAGRISNA comes from the coding sequence ATGACCAAGCTCCTGATCCCGCTGGTGGCCCTGCTGCTGCTGCCCGCCCACGCGGCCTGGCTCGAGGGCATCCGCTGGTTCCGCCACGACGCCTTCGTGCGCGTGGTCTTCGACCTCTCCGCGCCCGCCGAGTACCGCGTCTCCGAGCGGCTCTCCGAGGGCTACGTAGATGTGATCCTCCAGGGCGACCTGACCCGGCGCATGGCCGAGGAGATCGCCATCGACGAAGGCGGCGTGCTGAGCGCGCGCCAGCTGCGCAAGACCTCCACCTCGCTGACCTGGCGCATCCAGGTCCAGAACATGGCCCGCGTGAAGCACATGTCCGTGGACGAGCAGCCCTACAAGGTGGCGCTCGACTTCTACCCGGCGGGCGCCGCGGCCAAGCCCAAGGCCGCCGTGGGCAAGCCGGCCGCGCCACCGGCGGCCAAGGCTGAACACGTCTCCGCCCCGCCGGCTGTTGGGAAGGCGGCGGCCAAGTCCGCAGCCAAGCCCGCGGTCAAGCCCGCGGCGAAACCGGCCGCGCCGCCCGCGGCCGCCCACGGCAAGACCGCCGCTCCGCCCAAGCCGGCGGAGGTCAAGCCGGGCGCGCTGGCGGGCGGGACGGGCGAGAGCCGGCTCGAGGGCCTGAAGGCCGACGAGCGGCGCCGGGTCCTGGTGGGCGAACTGCTGCTCCAGCTGGGGGACAGCGCGGGCGCCATGGCCTATCTGGAGCAGGTGGCCAGCCAGGCCCCGTCCCACGCCTGGACACGCTTCCTGTTGGCCCAGGCCTACTTGAGCAAGGGCGACCAATACCGGGCCGAGCGCCTGTTGGAGCCGCTGGCCGGCCAGCCGGAGTGGAAATCCCTGCTGGAGTCCGTCCAGGCGCGCCTGCACCCGCCGGACGCCAAGGGCGTGGTGCCCGGCGGCGACATCTCCGAAGAGGACCTGGCCTACTTCATCGGCGTGCTCCGGCACGGGGCCGGTCTCAGCACGAAGGATCTTTACGCCAAGGCCGAAGCCGCCCCGGGCACGGGCGGCCGGTCGGCCTTCTCGCTGGCCGTGGCCGGCTCGCTGGGGCTCTGCGCCGGCCTGTTGGCTTTCCTGGTGCTGGAGTGGCGCCGCCGGCGCCGGCAGCAGGAACTGGACCGCGTGCGGATCCTGAGCGAGGACTCGCCCCGCCGAGCCGGTGGTGGGTTCGCCATTCAGGAGGAGCGCGATTACAGCGAGGTGGCCCGGCGGGTCCGCGAGGAGCTGGACCAGGTGCTGCACAAGGACCACGGCGAGTCGCCGGAGGAGGAGCCCTTCGCCTTCCCGGCCAGCGGCGAGTCGGGCGGCCGCACTTCGGGCCGGGTCTCGCTGGAGGAGCAGGTCTATGACTTGGCGGATCAGAAGAAATCCATCGTGGAGATCGCCGAGGAGCTGAACCTGGGGGTGGACGAAGTGCGTCTGCACCTGGAGCTGCGCGAGCAGGCTGGACGGATCAGCAATGCCTGA
- a CDS encoding GAF domain-containing protein — translation MPEPLERRGPGPAGEGLEVLLEMSSLLQDSLSGTDSLAPLFQLLRRVVPYESATLYQVDAPGGRLVCRDRVGENAIDLIDVVRFDMGFGLSAWIAKQRKPVVIPNLRRRTGHEQHDLRSFIGLPLVVGERLVGVLNFGHSRPDAFLDVEADLLQILGNQIALLLHNLDLVARQQASNQELSERNARLREMQARLVESERIKAVADLVAAMNHEINNPLTIISGQAELLALQLGDQDPQVSAKLAIILQQVRRLGRVLSLLATVRRHATTEYPGGLSMLDLEAVQPADERLPLDTLPS, via the coding sequence ATGCCTGAACCCCTGGAGCGGCGCGGTCCCGGCCCGGCCGGGGAGGGTCTCGAGGTGCTGCTCGAGATGTCATCGCTGCTGCAGGACTCGCTCTCAGGCACCGATTCGCTGGCCCCCCTGTTCCAGTTGCTGCGCCGGGTGGTTCCCTACGAGAGCGCCACGCTCTACCAGGTGGACGCGCCGGGCGGACGGCTGGTCTGCCGCGACCGCGTGGGCGAGAACGCCATCGACCTGATCGACGTGGTGCGCTTCGACATGGGCTTCGGCCTCTCCGCCTGGATCGCCAAACAGCGCAAGCCCGTGGTGATCCCCAACCTGCGCCGGCGCACGGGCCACGAGCAGCACGACCTGCGCTCCTTCATCGGCCTGCCGCTGGTGGTGGGCGAGCGGTTGGTGGGCGTGCTGAATTTCGGCCATTCGCGACCGGACGCCTTCCTGGACGTGGAGGCGGACCTGCTGCAGATCCTGGGCAACCAGATCGCCCTCCTGCTGCACAACCTGGACCTGGTGGCCCGCCAGCAGGCCAGCAACCAGGAACTGAGCGAGCGCAACGCCCGGTTGCGCGAGATGCAAGCCCGGCTGGTGGAGAGCGAGCGCATCAAGGCCGTGGCGGATCTGGTGGCCGCCATGAACCACGAGATCAACAACCCCCTGACGATCATCTCGGGCCAGGCCGAGTTGCTGGCCCTCCAGCTGGGGGACCAGGATCCCCAGGTCTCGGCCAAGCTGGCGATCATCCTGCAGCAGGTGCGGCGGCTGGGACGCGTCCTCAGCCTGCTGGCCACGGTGCGCCGCCACGCCACCACGGAGTATCCCGGCGGCCTGAGCATGCTGGACCTGGAAGCCGTCCAGCCCGCTGACGAGCGTCTGCCGCTGGACACCTTGCCCTCCTGA